In the Dolichospermum flos-aquae CCAP 1403/13F genome, GCATTGACACTGGATCTGGCAGACTGTCTATCCAATCTTCTATTAGTCTAGTTACAGAATATTCTTTTTGTTCGGCTAATAACTTTAGTTTATGGAATCTGCGCGGTGTCGTTCTAATTCTTATATATTCAGTCTTCATCTTGTCTCCTATTTGTTTCCTATCTATGTTACTATATTAATAGGTCGTAAACAAATAAAGCAATGATAGTTCTAGAGTATAAAGTCAAGGGTAAACAGCATCAATATAACGCGATAGATGATGCAATTCGGACTACTCAATTCGTTCGCAATAAAGCGATTAGGTATTGGATGGATGCACCACGTGAACTAAAAGTTGATAAGTTTGCCCTGAATAAATACTCTACTGAACTTCGGAAAGAATTTCCTTTTACTGCTGAGTTAAACTCAATGGCTGTGCAATCAGCCGCAGAAAGAGGATGGTTTGCTATATCAAGGTTTTACGACAACTGTAAATCTAAAAAGTCTGGTAAAAAGGGATTCCCCCGTTTTCAAAAAGATTGCCGTTCCGTTGAATATAAAACATCAGGGTGGAAGCTACATAAAACAAAGCGACGCATCACTTTTACCGACAAGAAAGAGATTGGTGAACTCAAATTATTAGGCAAATGGGATATTCAATCCTACGAACTTAAAGACATTAAACGAGTGCGCTTAATCCGTCGTGCAGATGGATATTATGCTCAGGTTTGTATCGGCATTGATGTTGTAGATATTCAACCGAAAACGGGTAATGAAATCGGATTAGATGTTGGTATTGAGTCGTTTTACACTGACTCTAACGGACATCATGAACCTAACCCTAAGTTTTTGAGAAAGGCTGAAAAATCAATCAAACATTCTCAAAGACGGATTTACAAAAAGCATAAAGGTTCTAGTTGCAGAAAAAAAGCTAGAAAACTTTATGCCAAAAAGCACTTAAAAGTAAGTAGGCAACGTATAGAACACGCTAAGAGAATAGCGCGTTGCGTAGTCAAATCTAACGATTTAGTCGCCTACGAAGATTTAAGGGTTTCAAATATGGTAAAAAATCATTGTTTAGCAAAATCAATTAGTGATGCTAGTTGGTATTTGTTCCGACAATGGATTGAATATTTTGCTGTTAAATTTGACAAGATTGCTATAGCTGTTACTCCACACTATACTTCTCAAAAGTGTTCTAGTTGTGGCGTAATTGTCAAAAAATCTCTATCAACTCGCACTCATAATTGTAGTTGTGGATCGTATCTTCACAGAGATACAAATGCAGCAATTAATATTTTAAATCTTGCAAAAGCTAGGGGAGGGCATCCCCAAAGTAACGCTACAGGAGTTGAAGCCACTACTCTACTTGGTGCAAGCCTGGTTGAGCAAGTTTTGACGATGAATGTAGAATCCCCTCGGCTTTAGCCAGGGGAGTGTCAAATTTTGAGTATAGTAATCAGCCATATATTTATTCTTCACTTTGCGACACGGAAGGAGTCAGTGGTCAGAGGGAATTGACAATTGATACCAATTACCAATTGACAATTACCAATCCTAGTTCTAAATACCCAGTCGTTGATAAACTTGTTCTAAATGCTTGAGATGATGTTGTGGATCAAAACAGGCTTCTATCTCTGCGGGTGACAAGTTTTGAGTGACGCGAGGATCTTTGCTGATTAAATCACGGAAGTTGCCTTCTGGTTTATTCCAAGCAGTGTGGGCGCTTTCTTGGACTATAGAGTATGCTTCTTCGCGGTTAAGTCCTTTGTCTATTAAGGTTAGTAATACCCTTTGACTAAAGACTACTCCCCCATAACAGTTGAGATTTCGGGCCATGTTTTCAGGATAAACCAACAAGTTATTTACCAAGTTGGTGATTTCATGCAGCATAAAATGAGTCAGAATGCAAGCATCTGGTAAAATTACTCGTTCTACAGAACTGTGGGAAATATCCCGTTCGTGCCACAAAGCGACGTTTTCTAATACTGCCCCTGCATGACTTCTCACCAGTCGCGCCATCCCTGTTAACCGTTCGGAACGGATAGGATTACGCTTGTGAGGCATAGCACTAGAGCCTTTTTGCCCTTTAGCGAAAAATTCTTCAACTTCTAAAACGTCTGTTTTTTGCAAGTTGCGAATTTCTACAGCAAAGCGTTCTATGGATGCAGCGAGTAATGCTAACTGTTGCACAAAGTCTGCATGAATATCGCGGGAAATTACCTGAGTGGAAGCAGTATCGGGTTTCAGTCCGAGTTTTGCACAGGCAATCGCTTCTACACGTGGTTCAATGTTGGCGTAAGTTCCTACCGCACCGGATATTTTGCCAACAGCGATGGTTTTTTTGAGAATTTGCAGCCGTTCTTGGTGTCGTAATACTTCCGCTAACCAACCAGCTAACTTAAAGCCAAAGGTAATCGGTTCAGCATGAATACCATGCGATCGCCCAATCATTAACGTATGCCGATGTGTTGTGGCTTTCTTGCGAATGGCATCAATTACATCTTCTAGGCGTTTTAACAACAAATCCAGACTAGCAACTAATTGTAGTGATAAAGCAGTATCCAAGACATCAGAACTAGTTAAACCTAAATGAATATAGCGTCCTGCATCACCTACATATTCATTAACATTTGTCAAAAAAGCAATGACATCATGATGGACTTCCGCCTCAATTTCTAGCACCCGCTGCGGGTCAAAATTCGCCTTAGCCTTAATTTCTTCTACTGCTGCTGCTGGAATATAACCCAGTTCTGCCTGTGCTTCGCAAACCGCGATCTCTACATCTAGCCAGGTTTTCAGCTTATAGGTTTCACTCCACAAATTGCCCATTTCGGGCAGGGTATAACGCTCAATCACATTCACAGCATCTAATACAACTGTCATATTTTACATTGAAAATTACCCACTCTTAATGCTTATCCCCACCAGATAACCGTCATATTGCAATTGTAAATTACCCCAATTCCCAATTAAAGCTACCAACTATCTTTGACACTCTCAGCGGCTTTAGCCACTGAGATTCTACTGACAGAATTAGATTAAGGATTTAGCCCAATCCAATCTCGCTGCGACCGCCAAACGTCGCCTAGACGCTCAAAACAACTGCCAATCAAGGTGTCGAAATTGCGCTTACTTTTATTGTTTTCAGAATCCATCACTAAGCCAAGACTCGGTACGCTCCACACCCTGCCATTACTCGCTCTTTCTTGTCAATACTGCCGTTAGGACTTGAACCTAACAGTTATTTCATAGGAGCCAGGATTTCTCCGTACTAGGATGCTTCAACACATAGATGTTTTTTATTCTTACTCACAATATAAATTTGACTTTTTATCGGCTAAATTGATTAAACTGAGAAAATTAAACCTAAAACAAGTAACATTTGCCGGAGTCTTAGCAATAATGCCAGAGACACCTTCAGGTTAAGGACAAAAAAATGCTGGCTATGCATAGTATTCAGAATGTGGATCAGCTAAATCTCAAATTAGAATCAACTTTACAGGAATTACCAGTTTGGACAATTCAAATTGAAACAAATCATCCAGGTAATGAATTAGCAATGCTTTTTGAAGAAGATCCTTTGCTGCCAGGGATTATCTTGACTAAAGAAAAAAAATATGTAGGCATGATTTCTCGACGGCTATTTTTTGAACAAATGAGTCGTCCCTATGGTTTAGGACTATTTGCCGGTCGCCCTGTCGAATATCTTTATAATTTTTTACAACCTAAAACATTTATCTATCCAGAGGATACCCCAATTGTCGAAGCAACTCAAATAGCTTTAGGGCGATCGCACAAACAGGTATATGAACCACTGGTGATTACAGATCAATCTTATCAATATGGATTGCTAGATTTTCATCAGTTACTTTTAGCCAATTCCCAAATTCATGTTTTAACATTAAATCGCCTGCAAAAAGAAACAGAAAAAGCCAGAATAGCTAAGGCTGACTTTCGTGATCTTCAGCATAACTATAGCCGATTATTACAAAACGACAAAATGATTGCCTTGGGACAATTAGTAGCTGGGATTGCCCATGAAATCAATAATCCCATGAATTTTATTTATGGCAACCTCAATTATGCTATCGAATATTTTCAAAATATACTCTACATCCTGGAAAATTATAAACAAGAATTATCCTATGCTGACGCAATATCTGAAGCTAAAGAGAAGGGAATTGAAATAGAATTTATTCTGGAAGACTTACCAAAATTACTATCTTCCATGAAAGTTGGTGCTACAAGAGTAAATGAAATTGTCTTATCTTTACGTAATTTTTCCCGATTAGATCAAGCAGAAATTAAATTTGTTGATATCCATGAAGGTATAGAGAATACATTAATAATTCTCAAACATAGTTTAAAAGCTAGACCTGAGCGGTTAGAAATTGAATTAATTAAAGAATATGACAAATTACCATTAATAAAGTGCTATGCAGGGCAACTGAATCAGGTATTTATGAATATTCTTGCCAATGCTATTGATGCTCTTTCTGAAAGTGATAATTTAATTCTAAAAACCCGTAAAAATTTGCAAATTCGGATTCGCACAGAAATAACTAATGATAATTATGTTATTGTTCGCATTGCCGATAATGGTTCAGGCATTTCAGAAGAAGTCCAAAAACGATTATTTGACCCATTTTTTACTACCAAAGCTGTAGGCAAAGGAACAGGATTAGGATTAGGATTATCAATTAGCTACCAAATCGTAGTTGAAAAACATGGTGGTGAACTTTATTGTATATCTACTCCTGGAGAAGGTTCTGAGTTTATTATCAAAATCCCAGTTGTCTCGAATCACTCAGACGAAATACAGCAAACTTCAAAGTTTATGGATGAATTTGACTCAAAATAAACCGCAACCGATCATAATCATCTTTGAGTAACATACTCAGATGTCTTCCAGCTTTAATCAACCATTCTCGGTCAGTTTTTCGTAACTGATATATTCCCCGAATAGCGGCTGCGGCCAAAGAATCTACAGGCGCACCACTAATAAAAAGTAATGTTCGTAAAAAATCTAGTTCTTCTGTAAACTGAATAATTTCTTTTGCTTGACAATGATTAACAGCTTGGTGAATTTGTGGCGGACGAGGTGGCAAATATTGATACATTTTGCTGTTATTACTATTTAGAGATTTTTCTTTAAATCCCACAATCGCTGCTCGAAATTCAGTTTTGAGCATGGAAAATATTTGGGGTTGTTCCTCACGCAAAGCTTCTAAAGATAATCCTAGTGCAACTGCCCGATGTACAGAATCAATAGGCATCGTTGTGGCATGATAAACTACGGCATAAACTTGATTACCTGATTCTTCATCTACAGCACAAACCCAACTTCCAAAAGGTGGCATTGGTGGAAAACTCAAGTCTTCTGGTTCTAAACATTGAGCCAAAAATTCTGTAGTTGTGGTTTCAATTATCTCTGCAAAGTGATGGGAATGGCGATTGTCAATAGCAAACTGTGGTAAAGGTAGACGCATAAGCAATTAAAAATTATCAATTAAAAATTAAAAATGAATAAACATATTTTCTGAAGGTGCGATTAGTCAATAGTCTTAGTGAAAAACTAATAACCACTGACTAATAACTAAATTACTATTTCCCTTTTTTCTGGATTGTAGTTTCCACGGGTTCTAATTCTGGAAGACGGAAAGTAATTATTTTATCCCAATTACCACCTTCAAACAGTACAGCTACTTTACCATCACTAACTCGTTGGACAAGTCCTTCTGACCGATAATATGTATCAGCAGGATTTTTGACGCGAACAGTTGCTCCAGGTAGGATCATCATATTTACCCTTATTGGTTTCTTATTTCTAGCTTAATTGGTAATTGGTAATTGGTGATTGGTAATTCTATTCTTTCTCCTGCTTCTTTAACTCCTGACTCGGTGACTCCTCTTTAATAATACTTTTGGCGTTGACGATAATTAGCTACAGATTCTACTATACCGATGGCAATAAAGTTAGTCAGCATCGCCGAACGTCCATAACTCATCCACGGTAAGGGAATTCCCGCCACAGGTGCTAAACCAACTGTCATACCAACATTCACAATTAGTTGAAACACAATCATAGACAAAACACCAATAGCCAAAAGTGAACCAAAGTTATCTTTAGCGGTTTGAGCTACATGAAGTAAACGGAAGCAAATTAAGCAAAAGACCGATAGTAAAACTAAACAACCCACAAGACCAAATTCTTCAGCAACAGCCGAGAAAATAAAATCTGTGTGCTGTTCCGGAACAAAATTCAGTTGAGTCATGGGACCTTTAAACAAACCCCAGCCCCAAACTTCACCAGCGCCAATAGCAATGCGAGATTGAATCAGGTGATAACCAGCGCCAAGAGGATCATGCTCAGGGTTGATAAATACACTAAGCCGATTTTTTTGATACTCTTTTAATACATGATTCCAGGCAAAAAGGCCTAATTCGCCACCGAGCATATTTAGACAGAATGAAGCAATAGCAGCAATACCAAACCGCTTCCAAGGCAGACTAAACCAACCAACTACCCCCATAGATACTGCCCATACTAAACCTAATATGCTTAATGATATGTCTTTAGATAACATTATGGGCGTTGATAATGGCCAAGATATACTAAATAATATTGCTGCCATTACCGGGGAAACCATGAGTATTAACCAGCCGGGGTTGGCATTTGCCCAGTACAACATTCCTAAAAATATTGCCCCGAATACCAGCGATGTTGCCAAGTCTGGTTGTAAAAATACCAATGCCCAAGGTACAACCGTAATTGCCAAGACACGGAAAACACTCTCTAGAGTAGAAGCAGTTCGCCTATGTAACAAAGCTGCTAAGGTAATAATTAATCCTAATTTGGCAAATTCTGAGGGTTGAACATTAAAACCCGCAATACTAATCCAACGCTGTGCGCCTTTGGCACTAGTACCAGCGAGCATGACAGCGATTAAACTAAAGTTGGTCAGCCCATAGATAAACCAATGCCACTCCATGAGGGTTTCATAGCGGCAACGAGCTAAAAATAAGGCGATTATTGTCCCAATAGCGGCTGTCAACCAGTGCCACCACCAGTCAGTTACAGGTTGCTTCAGTTCTGTACTCAGAATCATTAGCCCCCCGAACATACTAACAGCAACGGGGAGAAAAAATAGTAGTCCATCTATTTGTTGCCAGGGCTGAAGCCAAGATTGCCAACGCATTTTAGGGAACGAAGGTTTTAATAACATTGTGTGAGGAGGATGTTGGGCAGGGGAGTAGGGCAGTAGGGGAGTAGGGCAGTAGGGGAGTAGGGGAATAGGGGAGTAGGGCAGTAGGGTAGTAGGGGAGTAGGGCAGTAGGGGAGTAGGGGAGTAGGGGAGTAGGGGAGTAGGGGCAGGGAGAGAAATTTTCTTCTTTCTTCTTTCTTCTTTCTTCTTTCTTTCTTCTTCTAAACTCCTGACTCGGTGACTCGGTGACTCCTGACTCGGTGACTCGGTGACTCCTGACTCGGTGACTCCTGACTCGGTGACTCCTGACTCGGTGACTCCTGACTCGGTGACTCGGTGACTCCTGACTCCTGATCTTATGTCAAAGCATTAACTGATACTTTACCTGCTACAGTGAGAGCGATCGCTGTTAGGGCTTTGGCTGCGGCTGAGTTGGGTTCACCAATTACTATCGGCACACCAGTATCACCGCCAATCCGGGTAGAAATTTCTAATGGTACACATCCTAACAGAGGAACTCCCAATTCTGCGGCTGTTTTGGAACCACCACCAGAACCAAAAATGTCATATTGCTTATCTGGTTGATCTGGGGGGATAAAATAGCTCATATTTTCCACAATTCCCAAAACTGGGACATTTAACTGCTGGAACATCCGCAACCCCTTTCGGGAGTCCAACAAAGCTACAGTTTGTGGTGTGGTGACAATGACTACTCCTGCCATTGGGACAGCTTGGGTTAAAGTTAATTGAGCATCTCCAGTCCCAGGGGGCATATCCACAATTAAATAGTCCAGTTCTCCCCATTCGACTTGATAGAGAAACTGACGAATCACACCATTCAGCATGGGACCGCGCCAAATTACTGGCTGATCTCGATCAATCAAAAAGCCCATTGAAACCAGCTTGACACCATGATTAAAAGCCGGTTCGAGGATGTCTCCTGCTTCTGTAGAACGGACATTAATTTCGGAATCACTCAAACCCAACATTGTGGGATCATTGGGTCCATAAATATCTGCATCTAATAAACCGACCTTTGCCCCAGTTTGCGCTAAAGCCACGGCAATATTTACAGCCACTGTACTCTTACCAACGCCACCTTTACCGCTAGAAACAGCAATAATATTTTTCACCCCAGGTACGCCATTCCGGTCTGGTAAGCTTTTTTGCTGGGGTGTTTCCGCTGTTACTTCTATAATTACATCTGTGACATCAGGCAGCTTTTTAACAGCTTTTTTACAGTCTTCAACAATAAATTCCCGTAAAGGACAAGCGGGAGTGGTTAACACCAAAGTGAAACTAACCTTGCCACCGTCAATCTTGACGTTGCGAATCATATTCAGTTCTACCAGACTTTTGCGAAGTTCTGGATCTTCTACTGGTCGCAATACTTCCAGGACTGCGTGGGAATCTAGGACATCATACATAATGTGTTTACCGTTGCCGCTTACTATATAGCTTAAAAAATTTTCATTGACAGATACTAGAATCTTAACTTTATTGGGGCAGTTGTTGATTAGTCATTGGTCATTGCTAACAGGGCAGAAAATCCTTAAAAAATCAAAGCAGCTATCATGTAGAGATTTTTTATGGGATTGACTTGTTTGACACAAATCTGGGGAGGAATTGGCTGCTACCAGCCATATCTAAAGTTTTTGGATTTTCCATAAATAGCTAGATAGCCAATTTGTCACAATATGAGCAACTATTGGTAATAACAAGTTGCCACTTAATAAGGCACTATAACCAAGGATTATACCAATAATAGTTGCCCAAATTACATAAGGCCATTGTTGGGGACCGCTAAGGTGCAAAACTCCAAAACAAAGACTTGATACGATCACAGCGGTATGATCTCCACCTAAAGCGGGTAGCATGACACCCCGAAATAATAATTCTTCACTTAAACCGGGAAGTAATCCTAACCAGATTAAATCTGGTAAAGCTAGAGGTTTGAGAACCATTTCTAGATAATAATCGGCGCTTTTGCGATAGGGAGGGGAAAGGCGATAAGCTAAACCACTTAATATGGTAATAATTACACCTAAACTAATTCCTAATAATAAATCTTGTTCGCGCCAGTGCCACTTAAAAAGGATGATATCGCCCCAACGTAACCATAATTTAGCAACTATCCAGAGAATAATTGCGGTTACACCCATTGCTACTAAGACTTGGGTGCGTGTTAAGTAGGGGATTTCTGGTTCTTGATTTTTTTGTTCAATCACAGGATTTTAGAAAAATAATTGGTAATTGGTCATTGGTGGTTAGTAATTGTTAATTGTTAATGAGGAAGGATTGATACCTGCTTTATGAGCGACTAATACGCCTACTGCTTCCAAATATGAGTTTACCTGTAAGGTTGGAATTTTTAACATAGAAGCAGGAACTTGGATCAAAGTTTTATTTTCTGCGACTGTAATTATTTGACATTGTTTATGACTTACACTCAATAAAGCACTATTTCCACAAGCGGTGGCGGGAATAATTAAAGCATCAACTTGATTTGCCCAGATATCAGTGGACAAAGAATTGTGATTTTTTGTATTAATGATAAATTGCGGGGCGTTACTCAAACCAACTAAAACACAAGGTAAGAAAGTATAGCCTATTTCTTCAGCCGCTGCACGAGGGGATAAATTAGGGGACGCAGGGGCGGGAGAAAGGGCGGGAGCATGGGCGCAAGGAATTTTAAAGGTACGAACTAATAAATGACTAATGACGGCTTCTGCACCGGCTAGAGGGTCTACTCCTTGACCTTGACGATAGTTTTGGACTGCGGTTTCGTCTATATCTTCCGGGAACCGGGCAACAACTGCGATCGCTTCGGCTTTTTCTGCTATAATTAATTTCTCGGCAGCCCGTAATAAACTATCAGGATTCCCAATTGTTCCCCAACTTGCACCTGATGAAGAAGTTCGTAATTCTACGTTTAGCGGTGCGTCAGTAATCACATGATTTGTAATATTTAATCCTAAGGTTGCTCTGGCTGCGTCGGCTACCTGCAAGTGTCGCAGCATTAATTCCGGTTCAATACCCTGGTCTAAAAGTAACCCGACTCTGTTACTACGGACAGGACGTAAGCCCCATTCTCCAGCCGCAAATTTATCTAAACCATATCCTTCGACATAGAAAGCGTTGGGAATATTCCAGTATAAACTTGCACCGTTCATGACATTGGGGTGAGTAATCAAGCGATCGCAGACCTGTGATATAACTCTAGCTACTGGTAAGGCATCACCAGCATAACCGCCAATCGCTGCCCCAATGCCGGTGGGTATAATTAAAATTACGGTGTATGGTTTTTGAATGGGTATCACAGGTTTTTGTTTCGCGCAAAGACGCTAAGGAGCAAAGACGCAAAGAAGAAATTTAAGCGGTAACTACTGCTTCTACTGTTGCGGTTTGTTGTTCTTCGTCAATAGCAGTAATAGCCCAACGCAGGGGTTCACCTTGTTTTTGTAATTCGGCTGTAATGGCTTTTTCCAATTCTGTGGGGGTTTCTTGTAATTCGATTTCGGCGGTAATAAAGTGAGTTGTCATGATTCTAAATCCTTTGTATTTGTGATTTTGAGAATACAGAAACTTTTTAGGGATTGGTAATTATCAATTATTTACCTAGTACACAACGGCGTAAGTCAACTAACCATTAAAAATTCATGAAAAGCTTATACAATCTGCTTTTTTAATTTTTAATTGTTAATTTTTAATTCCGCCCTGCGGTACTACCCTTTCCCAAATTGTGCTTGATAAACGATGTCTTCTTTTTCTGTTTCAATTTTTAAATCAGAAAGAGGTTTAGCAACACAA is a window encoding:
- a CDS encoding RNA-guided endonuclease InsQ/TnpB family protein: MIVLEYKVKGKQHQYNAIDDAIRTTQFVRNKAIRYWMDAPRELKVDKFALNKYSTELRKEFPFTAELNSMAVQSAAERGWFAISRFYDNCKSKKSGKKGFPRFQKDCRSVEYKTSGWKLHKTKRRITFTDKKEIGELKLLGKWDIQSYELKDIKRVRLIRRADGYYAQVCIGIDVVDIQPKTGNEIGLDVGIESFYTDSNGHHEPNPKFLRKAEKSIKHSQRRIYKKHKGSSCRKKARKLYAKKHLKVSRQRIEHAKRIARCVVKSNDLVAYEDLRVSNMVKNHCLAKSISDASWYLFRQWIEYFAVKFDKIAIAVTPHYTSQKCSSCGVIVKKSLSTRTHNCSCGSYLHRDTNAAINILNLAKARGGHPQSNATGVEATTLLGASLVEQVLTMNVESPRL
- the purB gene encoding adenylosuccinate lyase — translated: MIERYTLPEMGNLWSETYKLKTWLDVEIAVCEAQAELGYIPAAAVEEIKAKANFDPQRVLEIEAEVHHDVIAFLTNVNEYVGDAGRYIHLGLTSSDVLDTALSLQLVASLDLLLKRLEDVIDAIRKKATTHRHTLMIGRSHGIHAEPITFGFKLAGWLAEVLRHQERLQILKKTIAVGKISGAVGTYANIEPRVEAIACAKLGLKPDTASTQVISRDIHADFVQQLALLAASIERFAVEIRNLQKTDVLEVEEFFAKGQKGSSAMPHKRNPIRSERLTGMARLVRSHAGAVLENVALWHERDISHSSVERVILPDACILTHFMLHEITNLVNNLLVYPENMARNLNCYGGVVFSQRVLLTLIDKGLNREEAYSIVQESAHTAWNKPEGNFRDLISKDPRVTQNLSPAEIEACFDPQHHLKHLEQVYQRLGI
- a CDS encoding sensor histidine kinase, coding for MLAMHSIQNVDQLNLKLESTLQELPVWTIQIETNHPGNELAMLFEEDPLLPGIILTKEKKYVGMISRRLFFEQMSRPYGLGLFAGRPVEYLYNFLQPKTFIYPEDTPIVEATQIALGRSHKQVYEPLVITDQSYQYGLLDFHQLLLANSQIHVLTLNRLQKETEKARIAKADFRDLQHNYSRLLQNDKMIALGQLVAGIAHEINNPMNFIYGNLNYAIEYFQNILYILENYKQELSYADAISEAKEKGIEIEFILEDLPKLLSSMKVGATRVNEIVLSLRNFSRLDQAEIKFVDIHEGIENTLIILKHSLKARPERLEIELIKEYDKLPLIKCYAGQLNQVFMNILANAIDALSESDNLILKTRKNLQIRIRTEITNDNYVIVRIADNGSGISEEVQKRLFDPFFTTKAVGKGTGLGLGLSISYQIVVEKHGGELYCISTPGEGSEFIIKIPVVSNHSDEIQQTSKFMDEFDSK
- a CDS encoding NAD(P)H dehydrogenase subunit NdhS, whose product is MILPGATVRVKNPADTYYRSEGLVQRVSDGKVAVLFEGGNWDKIITFRLPELEPVETTIQKKGK
- the rodA gene encoding rod shape-determining protein RodA; translated protein: MLLKPSFPKMRWQSWLQPWQQIDGLLFFLPVAVSMFGGLMILSTELKQPVTDWWWHWLTAAIGTIIALFLARCRYETLMEWHWFIYGLTNFSLIAVMLAGTSAKGAQRWISIAGFNVQPSEFAKLGLIITLAALLHRRTASTLESVFRVLAITVVPWALVFLQPDLATSLVFGAIFLGMLYWANANPGWLILMVSPVMAAILFSISWPLSTPIMLSKDISLSILGLVWAVSMGVVGWFSLPWKRFGIAAIASFCLNMLGGELGLFAWNHVLKEYQKNRLSVFINPEHDPLGAGYHLIQSRIAIGAGEVWGWGLFKGPMTQLNFVPEQHTDFIFSAVAEEFGLVGCLVLLSVFCLICFRLLHVAQTAKDNFGSLLAIGVLSMIVFQLIVNVGMTVGLAPVAGIPLPWMSYGRSAMLTNFIAIGIVESVANYRQRQKYY
- a CDS encoding Mrp/NBP35 family ATP-binding protein, giving the protein MYDVLDSHAVLEVLRPVEDPELRKSLVELNMIRNVKIDGGKVSFTLVLTTPACPLREFIVEDCKKAVKKLPDVTDVIIEVTAETPQQKSLPDRNGVPGVKNIIAVSSGKGGVGKSTVAVNIAVALAQTGAKVGLLDADIYGPNDPTMLGLSDSEINVRSTEAGDILEPAFNHGVKLVSMGFLIDRDQPVIWRGPMLNGVIRQFLYQVEWGELDYLIVDMPPGTGDAQLTLTQAVPMAGVVIVTTPQTVALLDSRKGLRMFQQLNVPVLGIVENMSYFIPPDQPDKQYDIFGSGGGSKTAAELGVPLLGCVPLEISTRIGGDTGVPIVIGEPNSAAAKALTAIALTVAGKVSVNALT
- a CDS encoding CPBP family intramembrane glutamic endopeptidase — encoded protein: MIEQKNQEPEIPYLTRTQVLVAMGVTAIILWIVAKLWLRWGDIILFKWHWREQDLLLGISLGVIITILSGLAYRLSPPYRKSADYYLEMVLKPLALPDLIWLGLLPGLSEELLFRGVMLPALGGDHTAVIVSSLCFGVLHLSGPQQWPYVIWATIIGIILGYSALLSGNLLLPIVAHIVTNWLSSYLWKIQKL
- a CDS encoding DUF3326 domain-containing protein encodes the protein MQKPYTVILIIPTGIGAAIGGYAGDALPVARVISQVCDRLITHPNVMNGASLYWNIPNAFYVEGYGLDKFAAGEWGLRPVRSNRVGLLLDQGIEPELMLRHLQVADAARATLGLNITNHVITDAPLNVELRTSSSGASWGTIGNPDSLLRAAEKLIIAEKAEAIAVVARFPEDIDETAVQNYRQGQGVDPLAGAEAVISHLLVRTFKIPCAHAPALSPAPASPNLSPRAAAEEIGYTFLPCVLVGLSNAPQFIINTKNHNSLSTDIWANQVDALIIPATACGNSALLSVSHKQCQIITVAENKTLIQVPASMLKIPTLQVNSYLEAVGVLVAHKAGINPSSLTINNY